TCACCTCGGCCGAGTCGGGCACCGGACTGGCCGCCTGGCTGGCCGCGGCCACCACCCCGCTGCCGCTGCTCGCCGGCCCGGCATGGGCCGCGTTGCCCCTGCTCCTGCTGGTGCTCTGGCTGGCCAGCGACGCCCGCATGTACCGGTTCGTCCGGAGCACCCGAGGGTTGCCCTACACCGTCGCGTACGCGGCGATGCACCTGCTGGTCAACCTGACCATCGGGGTCGGGGTGGCGGTCGGGCTGGTCCAGTGGCTGGTCTCCCGCCGCTTCCGCCGCCTCTACGACACCACGGCCGCCGCGTGAGCGCCGTCGTGGCGCCCCACCCCGCCGCCGCGCCCCCGGCCGCCACCCCGGACCCGCCGGCGTCCCCGACCCGTCGCCGCATCGGCGCCGCCCTGCTGTTCCTGGCCGGGGCCTGGGTGGCCTTCGTGGTGGCGCACCGGCTGCTCAGCGGCCGCTGGTGGCGCTGGCTGCTGCCGGAGCTGGTGCCGCCGCCGGCGTTCGTGCTCGTGCCCGCGCTGCTGCTCCTGCTCGCCCTGGCGGCCGGGCCGGCCCGGCGGCGGGTGGCGCTGCTGGCCGTCGCGGCGCTGCTGCTCGGCGCCGACCTGTCCGGGTTCAATCCCGCCGTGCTGCGCACCCCGCCGCCCGCGCCCGCCGACGCGCTGCGGCTGGTCTCCTGGAACACCACCGTCTGGAACCACGACGACGACCCCGACCGGTTCTACGCCCTGCTGACCGCCCGCCGGGCCGACGTCTACCTGTTGCAGGAGTACAAGCCGGCCGACGACCCGGCGGCGCGCGACGCCGACCTGGCCCGGCTGCGCCGGGAGTTCCCCGGCTACCAGGTGGCCGCCCGGGGCGAGCTGGTCACGCTGACCCGGTTCCCGATCGTCGGGGTCACCGCGCTGCCGGCCGACCCGCCGCCCGGCTCCGACTGGCGCACCGACTACTGGGAGGTCAAGTCGCTCCGCACCGACCTGCGGATCGGGACCCGGACCGTCTCGGTCTACAACACCCACATCCTGGTGCCGCTGGACCTGAGCAGCCCGCTGCGGGCGACGTTCCACCGCCGCCGGCACGAGTTCTTCCAGCGCCGCCAGGTCCAGTACGACGCGATCGCCGCAGACCTGGACCGCAACCCGCTGCCCGCCGTGGTGGCCGGCGACCTGAACACCAGCCCGGCCATGGCCGACCTGGACCGGCTCACCGACCGGCTGACCGACGCCGGCCGGGCCAGCGGGTCGGCGTACCCGCGGTCCTGGGCGATCGGGGGACAGCGGTGGTGGCGGCTGGACTGGACGTTCGTCTCCGCCGACTGGACGGTGCACCGCTACTGGCTGCGCGACGTGGACGGCATGTCCGACCACCGGATGCAGGAGAGCACCCTCTCCCTCGGCGGCGACCGGTGACCCGGGCGCGGTTCTGGGCCGTCCTGCGGGTGGTCGGGTACGCCGCCGTGCTGGCCTTCCTCGGCTGGCAGGTCTGGCGGGTACGGCACGGCATGGGGGAGAGCCTGCGTACGGTCGGCTGGCCGACCGCGCTCGCCGCCGGTGTGCTGGCCGCCGTCGGTGGCGTACCCGGGTTCTTCGGCTGGCGGCTGCTCCTGGCCGGGCTCGGCAGCCGGCTGTCGCTGCGGGACGCGACCTGGGTCTTCTTCCTCGCCGGTCTGACCCGGTACCTGCCCGGCGGCGTCTGGCCCGCGGTGGCCCACGCCGCGATGGCCCGTCCGCTGCGCCAGCCACCGGCCCGGCTCGCCGCCGCGTTCCTGGTCACCCAGGGGCTGGCGGCGGTCTCCGGGGTCCTGGTCGGCATCCTGGCGCTGCCCTGGCTGGTCGCGCAGAGCCGCTGGTGGTGGCTGCTGCTGCCGGCCGGCGCCGCCGCGCTGGCGCCGGTGCTGGCGCCCCGCCTGTTGACCCGGCTGCTGGGCCTCGCGGCCCGCCTGCTGCGCCGTGGCGGCGAGGGCACCGGGCCGCTGCTGCCGGCCCGCGCGACGCTGCTCGGCGCGACCGCGCTGATGCTGCTCGGCTGGCTGATCAGCGGGCTGCACATCACGGTGCTGGCCGTCGCGCTCGGCGCGGACCCGGGACGGGCCCTCGGGGTCGGGGTCGGCGGGTTCGCCCTCTCCGTGGTGGCCGGCCTGTTCGCCGTGGTCATGCCCACCGGGCTGGGCGTGCGCGAGGTCGTCCTCGCGGTCACCCTGGCCACCCTGGTCGCCGGCCCCGACCTGGTCACCCTCGTCGCGTTGAGCCGGGTGCTGCTGACCGTCGGCGACATCGGCTCGACCGGCGTCGTGCTCGGCCTGCTCGGCGTCACCGGCCGACGCCGCCCCGTCCCCGCCCCGGTCCCCGTCGACGAACTCGAAGGAGCCCCGTCATGAGCGTCTCCGAAACCCCCACCAGCCGGCTGCGCGCCCCGCGACGGGTCACCGGCGGCGGCGTACGCGGCTTCACCCGCCGGCTGCGCAGCGCGGTGCGTACCGCCTCCGGGCTGGAGGTGCTGGCCGCGTGGCCGTTCCTCGCCGGGCCGCTGGCCCGGCTGGAACGCCGGCCGCTGCTGCACGGCCTGGTGCTCTCCGCGTTCGGGCTGCGCCGGCCGATCTTCGTGGACTTCCCGGTCCGGCCGGAGCCGCGCTTCGGCCACGGCCGCCCCGACCATCCGGCGCTCACCGCGCTCCTGGACCGCGGACGGGACCGGTACGCCGAGCGGCTGCGGGGGTTCCTGACCTACGCCGACCACCTGGCCGCCGTCCCGCTGCGCGACGATCTCGACTCCGGCGCGCCGTACTGGGTCAACGGGTGGCTGCCACCGCTGGACGCGCTGGCCCTGTACGGCTTCCTCGCCGACGGCGACCCCCGCCGCTACGTCGAGATCGGCTCGGGCAACTCCACCAAGTTCGCCCGCCGGGCGATCCGCGACCACGGGCTGCGGACCCGGATCACCTCGATCGACCCGGCGCCACGGGCCAGCGTGGACGTGCTCTGCGACGAGGTGGTGCGCTCCCCGCTGGAGCGGACCGACCTGGCCGTCTTCGACACGCTGGAGGCGGGCGACGTGGTGTTCTTCGACGGCTCGCACCGCAGCTTCATGGGCTCCGACGTGACGGTGTTCTTCTTCGAGGTGCTGCCCCGGCTCCGGCCCGGTGTGCTGGTGCAGGTGCACGACATCATGCTGCCGCGCGACTACCCGCCCGAGTGGCGTCACCGGCACTACAACGAGCAGTACCTGCTGGCCGCGTTCCTGCTCGCCGGGGGCGATCGCTGGCAGGTCGAGCTGCCGAACGCGTTCGTCGCCGGTGACCCGGCACTGCGGGAGGTGGCCGCGCCGCTGTGGCGGCGGCTGGGGCTGACCGAGCACCACCTGCCGGCCTCGTTCTGGCTGCGTATCGCCGGGGGGTGAACAGGGCCGTTGCTACTGGCGCGTACGCCGACGGCGACCTACGGTGGCGTAAGCTACGCCACCGTAGGGAGATGCCGATGACCGCGCCGCTGAGCCAGACCGCCCTGCTCCTCGAACTCGAACCCGTGGTCGCCAAGAACCTCGACCGGCACCTGTCCATGGCCAAGGAGTGGTTCCCGCACGAGTACGTGCCGTGGAGCGACGGGCGCACCTTCGACGGGCCGCTCGGCGGCGAGCCCTGGTCGGAGACGGACTCCACGATCCCCGACGTCGCCCGTACGGCGCTGATCGTCAACCTGCTCACCGAGGACAACCTGCCCTCGTACCACCACGAGATCGCCACCCTGTTCGGGCGTGACGGCGCGTGGGGCACCTGGGTGCACCGGTGGACCGCCGAGGAGGGGCGGCACGGCACCGCGATCCGCGACTACCTGACGGTGACCCGGGCGGTCGACCCGGTGGCCCTGGAACGGGCCCGGATGACGCACATGTCCGCCGGCTACGAGAACGTGCACGGCGACGAGGTGCTGCACTCGCTGGCGTACGTGTCGTTCCAGGAGCTGGCCACCCGGATCTCGCACCGCAACACCGGGCGGGCCACCGCCGACCCGGCCTGCGAGGCGCTGCTGGCCCGGGTCGCCGCCGACGAGAACCTGCACATGGTCTTCTACCGCAACCTGCTGGGCGCCGCGTTCGAGCTGGCTCCCGGCCAGGCGATGCGGGCGGTGGCCGACGTGCTGGCCGACTTCCAGATGCCCGGCGTCGGGAT
This genomic interval from Micromonospora coxensis contains the following:
- a CDS encoding class I SAM-dependent methyltransferase — encoded protein: MSVSETPTSRLRAPRRVTGGGVRGFTRRLRSAVRTASGLEVLAAWPFLAGPLARLERRPLLHGLVLSAFGLRRPIFVDFPVRPEPRFGHGRPDHPALTALLDRGRDRYAERLRGFLTYADHLAAVPLRDDLDSGAPYWVNGWLPPLDALALYGFLADGDPRRYVEIGSGNSTKFARRAIRDHGLRTRITSIDPAPRASVDVLCDEVVRSPLERTDLAVFDTLEAGDVVFFDGSHRSFMGSDVTVFFFEVLPRLRPGVLVQVHDIMLPRDYPPEWRHRHYNEQYLLAAFLLAGGDRWQVELPNAFVAGDPALREVAAPLWRRLGLTEHHLPASFWLRIAGG
- a CDS encoding endonuclease/exonuclease/phosphatase family protein, translated to MSAVVAPHPAAAPPAATPDPPASPTRRRIGAALLFLAGAWVAFVVAHRLLSGRWWRWLLPELVPPPAFVLVPALLLLLALAAGPARRRVALLAVAALLLGADLSGFNPAVLRTPPPAPADALRLVSWNTTVWNHDDDPDRFYALLTARRADVYLLQEYKPADDPAARDADLARLRREFPGYQVAARGELVTLTRFPIVGVTALPADPPPGSDWRTDYWEVKSLRTDLRIGTRTVSVYNTHILVPLDLSSPLRATFHRRRHEFFQRRQVQYDAIAADLDRNPLPAVVAGDLNTSPAMADLDRLTDRLTDAGRASGSAYPRSWAIGGQRWWRLDWTFVSADWTVHRYWLRDVDGMSDHRMQESTLSLGGDR
- a CDS encoding acyl-ACP desaturase; its protein translation is MTAPLSQTALLLELEPVVAKNLDRHLSMAKEWFPHEYVPWSDGRTFDGPLGGEPWSETDSTIPDVARTALIVNLLTEDNLPSYHHEIATLFGRDGAWGTWVHRWTAEEGRHGTAIRDYLTVTRAVDPVALERARMTHMSAGYENVHGDEVLHSLAYVSFQELATRISHRNTGRATADPACEALLARVAADENLHMVFYRNLLGAAFELAPGQAMRAVADVLADFQMPGVGIEGFARKSVAIALAGIYDLRQHRDEVVVPVLRQWDVFNVTGLDADGEVARDEIAAHLDGLERSAARFEEKRAAREARLATRA
- a CDS encoding lysylphosphatidylglycerol synthase domain-containing protein gives rise to the protein MTRARFWAVLRVVGYAAVLAFLGWQVWRVRHGMGESLRTVGWPTALAAGVLAAVGGVPGFFGWRLLLAGLGSRLSLRDATWVFFLAGLTRYLPGGVWPAVAHAAMARPLRQPPARLAAAFLVTQGLAAVSGVLVGILALPWLVAQSRWWWLLLPAGAAALAPVLAPRLLTRLLGLAARLLRRGGEGTGPLLPARATLLGATALMLLGWLISGLHITVLAVALGADPGRALGVGVGGFALSVVAGLFAVVMPTGLGVREVVLAVTLATLVAGPDLVTLVALSRVLLTVGDIGSTGVVLGLLGVTGRRRPVPAPVPVDELEGAPS